From the Acidobacteriota bacterium genome, the window GAATCGCGAACAGCTTCTCGACGAACGTCCGGCGGAAATGAAGCAGCCGCATCGTGAACCCGCCCTCGTCCACGGCGCCGAGCGAGACGCCGCGTTCGGCGAGGAACTCGGCCAGGTACGAACGGATCTCCACATCAGCGGTTGGTTCACGGCCGCTCGCCGTCCCCGCCTCGACGAGCACGGAGCCGGCCACTTCGCCAGGACCACCGAACGCCTGGACGAACGAGAACCGATCCGCCCGTCCGAAACCGCCGACAGTCCTGCTCTCATCCGGCAGGAACGTCAGGCCGGGATGCGCCGCGACGGCATCGCGCAAGGCCTTGAGCTCCCGGTTGATTCCGTTCCTGCCGAGCACCGGATCGAAGGCACGCGGATCGAGAAAGATGTCCACGTCCTCGGAGAAGCGCTGAATGAGGCTCCAACCTTTCGACAGACTGGTGCCGCCCTTGAAGATGCACTTGTCGCCCACCGTGACGGCGATGACGCGAAGCGCTTCAGTGACGTAGTAGTCCTTCTCGATGAGCGCGGGGCGCAGTCCTCTTCCGGCGAAGTGCTCAGCGGCTTGCACGATCGCCTGTTGGAAGTCTGGATGCTCGCTGAGTCTCATGGGCGCGCGCGCTCCTTCGCCTGCCATTGCCGTGCCGACGGCAGTCCAGAGAGGACACCGAAATCGAAGCGTGACACCGGATTCAGCGAGGCACGCAGCCTGCGGAGCGTGGCGGAGCTTGTGCCGATCGCCTCGCCGATGGCTCCGAGCATCGCACGGACGCGCGGCGGTTCGGATGGCGCGACACGAGCGAGACGCTCGTATCGGCCCGGTTCCTTGAAGAGGCGGAGTGTGCGGCGGAGCGTGTCCTTCTCGGACAGCTCGCTCGTGCTGCCGCCGCGGCGCAGGAAGTCGAGCAGCGCGGCGTCGTGGTCCGAGAGACGCTTCCACGCCTCCGGTCGTCGAGTGTGGACGATCGTGTCGCGACCTGCGAGCTTGCGCGGCAGGCTGGCGGCCGTCGTGGCGACCTCACTGCGGCCGGCCGCTTGCGTCGTGAAGCCCAGCAGGTTCGCCGCGGCGACGCCCGCCGGGAACATGGGCGACCGGTCGGCGGCAAGCTTCCGGATCGCGACAGGATCCGGC encodes:
- a CDS encoding nucleotidyl transferase AbiEii/AbiGii toxin family protein, which gives rise to MRLSEHPDFQQAIVQAAEHFAGRGLRPALIEKDYYVTEALRVIAVTVGDKCIFKGGTSLSKGWSLIQRFSEDVDIFLDPRAFDPVLGRNGINRELKALRDAVAAHPGLTFLPDESRTVGGFGRADRFSFVQAFGGPGEVAGSVLVEAGTASGREPTADVEIRSYLAEFLAERGVSLGAVDEGGFTMRLLHFRRTFVEKLFAI